The following proteins are encoded in a genomic region of Coffea eugenioides isolate CCC68of chromosome 6, Ceug_1.0, whole genome shotgun sequence:
- the LOC113775333 gene encoding replication protein A 14 kDa subunit B, producing the protein MDTSSPAVLVNGELLPMHVGKRVRAVIQVLRSDGSGTVTGKSTDGQQIFVKGHPPAPLSTFVEVIGIADSNQSVRADIWTNFGDVFDTQGYNHICQLANGEYKHLFI; encoded by the exons ATGGACACCTCAAGCCCAGCAGTATTAGTGAACGGCGAGTTACTCCCGATGCACGTCGGGAAGCGGGTAAGAGCCGTGATTCAAGTCTTACGCTCCGATGGAAGCGGCACCGTCACCGGAAAATCAACAGATGGGCAACAAATATTCGTGAAAGGGCATCCACCTGCTCCCCTTTCCACTTTTGTTGAAGTCATTGGTATTGCTGATAGCAATCAGTCTGTCCGCGCCGATATCTGGACCAACTTTGGCGATGTTTTTG ACACCCAAGGCTACAACCATATTTGTCAGCTTGCAAACGGGGAGTATAAACACTTGTTTATTTGA